CGTTGAGGTCCGAATCGACGGCGAGCGGTAGGTTCGAGAATGAACGTTGGAGGAGGTCGGCTACCGACGCAGCGTCGATGTATTTCAGGCGGTAGACCTGCGTGTATTGCGTCCCCATTTGCGGTAGATCGAGCTCGGCAATGAGCGCCTTGGCGTGGTCGACGTCGTCTGGCGGTCCGGAGAGCACGATCTCGCTGCCCGACACGGCTACCTTCACCCCTGGCGCCTCTGCGGCGACCGCGCGCGCGACCTGTTTTGCGTTGCGCTGCGTGATGCGAACGGCTTCGGCGGGGTAGCGCGGCTTGGGCGTGGGCGTCGGCGGCGCGGTGTCGATTGCAGCGACAATGGCCTTGATCTGCGCCATATCGGCCGGCGAGGCCATGATGATGATGGTGCGGTTGGGCGCGACGAGGACGCGCGCCTGCGGAAAGACGCCGCTTACCCGATCGGCGACGCTCTGCGGTTTGAGCACCTTGAGCTGATACGTATCAACGGTGGTTGCGGTTGGATTCTTCGTATCGATGCCGCTCGCGATCGCCTGCATGCCCTGTTCTTCGTAGCCCGGCGCGACCACAATCACCGCGTTGGCATGTGTGTCGACGGTAATGCTTGCGCCCGGGTAAACGTTGCGCAAAATCGCCGCTCCTCGTTGTGCTGAGATGATGCGAAAGGAGATCACGACCGGAGGGTTGGGCGTAGGCGACGGCGCCGGCGTGGTGTGCGCGCGGGCCGAAGCAATAGGTGGTTGCAAGACCGCAACGACGCATGCACAACACGCTAACGCGGCGCCAAATAAGGCGAAGCGCCCGGCATTCGATAGGGCCTGCCGAGGGAGTCGCGGCTCCACAGCGGCCGACCGTTCACGATACGCAAACGCATCCCCTCGGCTCCTTCTAGCAAAATTGCTAGGCAAAACTGACTAGCAAAATCGCTATATTGTCGGCAGGGTGCACGCAACAGTGTCGACCATGAAAGCGAGCGCACGTCATGTTACGGAGGAACGATATGCGGCGCTACGTTGCTGGTGCACTCCTGCTCATCTTCGTCGGACAATCTTCGGGTGTGGCCCTTGCCGATACGCCACTGGGTAGCAAAGGCGTTGACTTTGCCGCGCTGCTTCGGCCTCTCGTGTCGGCAATCGTGTCGTCGCAGGCGCTCGTCACGGGATCGGGTGACCGCTACACCGCGATGCACCCGCCGCCGCCGGCAATGCAAGCGCCTGGGCTCGCCGCACCAATCGGTTTGCGGGGCTTGTCGACCTCACTGCTTGGGACCGCGGAATCAATGCCGGTGCGTCCACTTGTTCACCATACTCCGCTGCCGCGACGGCCGATGGCGAACTACGCCGATCGGCGACGGTATGCCCGACTCGTTCCGAAGCGCTACGCTATCCTGATCCCGGAACATGCTGCGCGGCCTATCGATCTCGTTAGGCTTCGTCATGCGCACTTCTCAGAGCGTCCTCGCGTTTTGCAGGGGTCGTCGATGGGAAAGTCCCGTCAGCTCGGCGGCGGGTCCCACGGCGTTGGTCGAGCTGCGCTGACCGCATCCCTTACCGGCATTTTGCCCTGGTGGACCTACCAATCGCGTGACATTCCCGGCGTGGGAACGGCGATGGTCAATGTTGCCAATTTAAATTTTCTATTTCTTGAGCGCGATGTAGACATACCCGCAGGCGAACTCGATCTCGCTTTCGACCGAACCTATAACTCCGAGTCCGGGCATGATGCGCAGAACGATGATGGATCGACGCCGTCGGTCTACGGTAACCATTGGACGAACAACCTCGACGTTCACCTTGCGTGGTCATCAACGGGTCAGAATACCGGTACGGTGAGCGTTTACACCGCCGATGGCTCTCGAGACGACTACGCTTGCACGATCAATGTGTCCGCAACCTGCACGTCGCAGACCGCCGGCGTCTATGATCTTTTGGGGACCACCGACGTTAGTGGCGGGACTGCATGCGAACTTCAGTGGACCCTGAAGTCAGGCGAAAGCTATCTGTTCAACGCCCCCTACGCCGCCTGTGGAAATGGCGCCGGTCAATATGGCCGGTTGTTGGCGATCTATGGCCGAAACACGAGCTTTTGGATCCAGCTCGCTTACAGCTGGAGTCCAGATGCAAGTAACCCAGAGAACCTCGCTAAGATCGTCGCGACCCATGAGCCCGACGGCGCTCAACTTATCCTAAATTTCGGAACGATTGCAGGGTCGAACCCCGCGATCACCGAGCTGGCATCCGTCGAGCGCCCCGACGGCCAATACATTTACTACTACTATACGACCGCCGGCGCGCTCGACGAACTGGATAAACCCGGCAACGATCCCGTCTTGCCGTCAGGTGGTAGCATGCCCACCCAATTCCTGGATGGGAATCCAATTGCGACTGGCAACCTCCCGGAGACCTATGATATCGAACAGCCCGGACTCATGGAGGTTTGCGGCCCTCGCGCGACGATCTCAAACATCAAAACGAGTGGAAGCCCGAACAATGGCGCGTGCGTTGATTTCGATTACAGCAACCATCAACTTTCGGACTGGTATACGCGTGGTGTGCTCAATCCAACACCTAATGACAATGTTACGCAGACGCCGATTCAGAGCGGTCCAAACACAGGATTTGTGCAGTGGGATGATACGACCTTTATGTCAACGGTATCGACTACTTGTGAAGGCAACACCAGTGGCGCTACATTTTTCAGCGACGCCTACGGTCATGAAACTACTTGGTGTTACGATGCTAGTTCACGCGTCTTCCAGACACAGGCAAACGCAGTAGGCCTAGAAACTGAGCAAGCGTGGGACGCTAACAATGATCTTGTAAGCACTACAGACCCCCGTGGCAACGAGACTGATATCGCGTACGATACCAACGGAAATGTTGTCGAAGTATCGCTGCCGAGTCAAGTTACATCACAAGGAACCATCCGCCCGACGAGCCTCTACGACTACGATATTCATAATAACCTGCTGGCTTATTGCGATCCGGCCAATAACACGAACAACAGCTGGGTTCCGTCGCAAGCTGATAATCTTTGTGAAAGCCGAAATACCATTTATAGGCGGTATACTTACAATACCGTTGATTCACATGAGCCATATGGATGCCTAACGAACGAGTACACACCGCGAAATTATGATCGCACAGTGAACTATGGCGGCAACTGTGGCAATGGTCTTCCGATATCCGTGAACGGTGCTACGTACGTGGAAGCCGACAACCATACTCGTACGCCGATTCAGGCATTAACCTACAATAGTAACGGAACGCTTGCGACCTACAAACCCGGAAATCCTGATAACACGGCGTGGCAGCTGAACTATACTACTAATGGGATGAATCGGGTGCGATCGGTCCAAGACCCGGATGGCGTTACATCGTACCAATGCGATAATCTCGACGGTAGCGTCATGTACAGCGAGACTGCGTGGCAGAATGAGCTCGACTGGAGTTGACCCGGTTCCGTGGACACTTTCGTTCTTACAGCGAAGGAGTCCATTATGGCACGTCGTCCCACATACCCGCCGGAGTTCCGGCGTAGGGTCACCGACCTGGCTCGCGCCGGCCGCAGCATAAACTCCCTTTCGGAAGAGTTCACCGTCGCGCGCCAGTCGATCATGAACTGGCTCAAGCAAGACGATCTCGACGCCGGGCGCCGCACCGACGGTTTGACGACCGAAGAGCGCAAAGAACTTACGCAGCTCCGGCGCAAGGTGCGAGACCTCGAAATGGAGCGCGACATCTTAAAAAAAGCCGCAGCCTGGTTCGCTCGGGAGACGCATACGATCCCGGAGAAGTCTTCGGATTCATAAGGGCGCACCAGGCAGTGTATCGAGTCAGCCGACTTTGCCGTTTCCTCGAGGTCTCGCCGAGTGGCTTTTACGCATGGTCGAAGCGGCCGCCGTCTGCCCACCGTCAATCCGATGTCGCGCTCGGTGACCACATCGAAGCGATCTATCGGCGATCCCGATCGACGTACGGTCGGCCGCGCATTCACGACGACCTCAAAGACGAAGGGATCCACGTCTCGGGCAAGCGCGTCGCGCGTCTGATGCGGGAACGTTGTATTAAGGGTGTTTCGCGACGTAAAGGTATCATCACCACGATTCGCAATCGCGACGCGCGGCCGGCACCCGATCTGGTCGACCGCAAGTTTCAAGCCGACGGGCCCGACCAGCTGTGGGTCGCTGACATCACGTATGTTCCGACCTGGGCCGGTTTTCTGTACTTGGCCATCGTACTCGATGTGTACAGCCGCCGCGTCGTCGGTTGGGCCATGGCCAATCACCTGCGGACCGAGCTCGTCCTCGAAGCGCTGGAGATGGCGATCTTTCGTCGCAAGCCGACCAACGTGATTCATCACTCGGACCAAGGCTGCCAATACACGTCGATCGCTTTCGGTAAGCGCTGCCAGCAGGCGAACATCCGGCCGTCGATGGGATCGGTCGGCGACTGCTACGATAATGCGATGTGCGAAAGCTTCAACGCAACGCTCGAATGCGAGTTGCTGGCGTTTAATCGGTTCAAGACTCAGCGGGAAGCGGCAGCGGCAATCTTCGATTTCATCGAAGGGTGGTACAATCCTCACCGCAAGCATTCAGCACTCGGCTATCTCTCACCCAACAACTTCGAGCGACGCATGGATCGAGCCGCCTGATGTCCAAAAACTACCTCTCCACGAAAGTGGGTCAACTCCAGACAACGAGCCGAGCTGTCCTTCGACGACGCAACTCGCGAACGGAACAGCAACGCCCCCGCCATA
The sequence above is drawn from the Candidatus Binatia bacterium genome and encodes:
- a CDS encoding DUF6531 domain-containing protein — encoded protein: MLRRNDMRRYVAGALLLIFVGQSSGVALADTPLGSKGVDFAALLRPLVSAIVSSQALVTGSGDRYTAMHPPPPAMQAPGLAAPIGLRGLSTSLLGTAESMPVRPLVHHTPLPRRPMANYADRRRYARLVPKRYAILIPEHAARPIDLVRLRHAHFSERPRVLQGSSMGKSRQLGGGSHGVGRAALTASLTGILPWWTYQSRDIPGVGTAMVNVANLNFLFLERDVDIPAGELDLAFDRTYNSESGHDAQNDDGSTPSVYGNHWTNNLDVHLAWSSTGQNTGTVSVYTADGSRDDYACTINVSATCTSQTAGVYDLLGTTDVSGGTACELQWTLKSGESYLFNAPYAACGNGAGQYGRLLAIYGRNTSFWIQLAYSWSPDASNPENLAKIVATHEPDGAQLILNFGTIAGSNPAITELASVERPDGQYIYYYYTTAGALDELDKPGNDPVLPSGGSMPTQFLDGNPIATGNLPETYDIEQPGLMEVCGPRATISNIKTSGSPNNGACVDFDYSNHQLSDWYTRGVLNPTPNDNVTQTPIQSGPNTGFVQWDDTTFMSTVSTTCEGNTSGATFFSDAYGHETTWCYDASSRVFQTQANAVGLETEQAWDANNDLVSTTDPRGNETDIAYDTNGNVVEVSLPSQVTSQGTIRPTSLYDYDIHNNLLAYCDPANNTNNSWVPSQADNLCESRNTIYRRYTYNTVDSHEPYGCLTNEYTPRNYDRTVNYGGNCGNGLPISVNGATYVEADNHTRTPIQALTYNSNGTLATYKPGNPDNTAWQLNYTTNGMNRVRSVQDPDGVTSYQCDNLDGSVMYSETAWQNELDWS
- a CDS encoding IS3 family transposase (programmed frameshift) gives rise to the protein MMARRPTYPPEFRRRVTDLARAGRSINSLSEEFTVARQSIMNWLKQDDLDAGRRTDGLTTEERKELTQLRRKVRDLEMERDILKKAGSLVRSGDAYDPGEVFGFIRAHQAVYRVSRLCRFLEVSPSGFYAWSKRPPSAHRQSDVALGDHIEAIYRRSRSTYGRPRIHDDLKDEGIHVSGKRVARLMRERCIKGVSRRKGIITTIRNRDARPAPDLVDRKFQADGPDQLWVADITYVPTWAGFLYLAIVLDVYSRRVVGWAMANHLRTELVLEALEMAIFRRKPTNVIHHSDQGCQYTSIAFGKRCQQANIRPSMGSVGDCYDNAMCESFNATLECELLAFNRFKTQREAAAAIFDFIEGWYNPHRKHSALGYLSPNNFERRMDRAA